Proteins from a genomic interval of Watersipora subatra chromosome 10, tzWatSuba1.1, whole genome shotgun sequence:
- the LOC137406001 gene encoding fat-like cadherin-related tumor suppressor homolog isoform X2 yields the protein MLDYESLRIYNLTVIAKDCQRRQSCVTGQRNASADVIIFVEDADDLSPEFERSPYKVSIFEDSVEGTVIVQLVAKDQDTLGAVINYSIEGPGSEYFSVNPDTGMVTVSDTTGMNRGIQYLLEAKAWQADDVTKRTSTSLVIKVLATYGNAPQFAESSYDVTLSEGSPIGTTGVTFHVSDRDTTTQLQFDIIKSADDFPFELVVTEWNTAELRVVATLDYEQIKSYSIIIQVSDGEYMSTADVYIRVLNDNDHNPEFDSSKPYSFEIDWETNAFVGKVKATDRDEEGNLSSITYSILKPHNKLFNINERGEITLSANKSQYAWSEYQVNVRATDSGLSPRSTTVGVQIILHFSDLKATSDGTGALEDKGKERLAVYFVAGIAGALLIVVALLVTRFVRRKIKNKRKHLKKDTEASSFDKKCSLKPTDTLDSSIDSEFTYETPAAVVIADEQTSQNRLDDETLPSRRVTEEDVILGDPSFCQPSSVPNNLSAAYDSEVDRTDVSSDNNSNIPPIQAPVALPLKCRDDSAGRYTLQGNQSPYINRLSFQSFLHSQSASIDDGNHSQDEEISMATFQEKSTSLHSHMKPIKVDPSRPDVCNVRATEPSGIRTMAALSAGEANSSELIAEVPEGFRSANNRRTRSEISRTSDYESNTPTPEITSASMINYCEDLPTQMRGSRPGLQRNSSYSDNETYSSKPVISSLYLEKTPGLTTAGIHRSDTPCSEVSTESECTSTIDQHSSRPQMTIYF from the exons ATGTTAGACTACGAAAGCCTGCGAATCTATAATCTGACAGTAATTGCTAAG GACTGTCAGCGTAGACAGAGCTGTGTGACTGGTCAAAGGAACGCATCGGCTGATGTGATCATATTCGTGGAAGATGCTGATGACCTGAGTCCAGAGTTTGAAAGATCTCCGTACAAGGTCTCGATATTCGAGGACTCTGTGGAG GGCACCGTCATCGTACAGCTGGTCGCCAAGGACCAGGACACTCTCGGAGCTGTCATCAACTATTCTATCGAAGGTCCTGGAAGTGAGTACTTCTCTGTCAACCCTGACACTGGCATGGTTACCGTATCCGATACAACAGGAATGAACCGAGGGATTCAGTACTTGCTTGAAGCGAAG GCTTGGCAGGCAGATGATGTAACTAAGCGTACTTCAACGAGCCTTGTTATAAAAGTTCTGGCCACCTATGGAAATGCCCCACAGTTTGCCGAGAGCTCATATGATGTGACTTTATCAGAAGGTAGTCCGATAGGCACTACAGGAGTAACTTTCCACGTGTCTGACAGAGATACG ACGACCCAACTACAGTTTGATATCATAAAGAGTGCAGATGACTTCCCATTTGAACTAGTAGTCACTGA GTGGAATACCGCCGAATTGAGAGTTGTGGCCACCTTGGATTATGAACAAATAAAGTCATACTCGATCATTATTCAAGTCTCAGATGGAGAATAT ATGAGTACGGCTGATGTATATATTCGTGTCCTCAATGACAATGACCACAACCCAGAGTTCGACAGCTCCAAGCCGTACAGTTTTGAAATAGACTGGGAAACAAATGCATTTGTTGGAAAAGTCAAG GCAACAGATAGAGATGAAGAAGGAAACTTAAGTTCAATTACCTACAGTATATTGAAGCCGCATAACAA acttttcaacataaatgaGCGAGGAGAGATAACTCTTAGCGCAAATAAAAGCCAGTATGCATGGTCTGAGTACCAAGTGAATGTGCGCGCTACGGACAGCGGCCTCTCCCCCAGGAGCACAACTGTAGGCGTGCAAATCATCCTGCACTTTTCAG ATCTCAAGGCAACCAGTGATGGAACTGGAGCTTTAGAAGACAAGGGCAAGGAACGATTAGCAGTCTACTTTGTGGCAGGCATAGCGGGTGCCCTTCTCATTGTTGTGGCTCTGCTAGTCACCCGCTTTGTCAGGAG GAAGATAAAGaataaaagaaagcatttgaAAAAAGATACGGAGGCCTCGAGCTTTGACAAGAAGTGTTCGTTAAAACCTACAGACACTCTCGACTCCTCGATTGATTCGGAGTTTACCTATGAAACTCCGGCAGCAGTAGTAATTGCTGACGAACAAACTTCTCAAAATAGGCTTGATGACGAAACACTGCCTAGCAG GAGAGTCACTGAAGAGGATGTCATACTCGGTGATCCGTCCTTCTGCCAGCCTTCCTCCGTACCTAATAACCTTTCAGCCGCCTATGACAGCGAGGTGGACCGCACGGATGTCTCTTCAGACAACAACAGCAACATTCCTCCAATACAAGCGCCAGTCGCACTGCCACTAAAATGTAGAGATGATTCCGCAGGGAGATATACCTTACAGGGTAACCAGTCTCCTTATATAAACCGCCTTTCGTTCCAATCATTCCTTCATTCGCAATCAGCAAGTATCGACGATGGTAACCACAGCCAGGATGAAGAGATCTCAATGGCCACATTCCAGGAAAAAAGCACAAGTTTGCACAGCCATATGAAGCCTATAAAAGTAGACCCATCACGGCCTGACGTCTGCAATGTTCGCGCAACAGAACCGTCGGGTATAAGAACAATGGCAGCCTTAAGCGCCGGTGAAGCGAACAGCTCGGAACTGATAGCCGAGGTTCCTGAGGGGTTTAGGTCTGCAAATAATAGACGTACACGAAGTGAAATTTCTAGAACCTCAGACTATGAAAGCAACACACCCACACCAGAAATCACCAGTGCCAGTATGATAAACTACTGCGAAGACTTGCCAACTCAGATGCGAGGCTCCAGGCCTGGGCTCCAAAGAAACAGCAGTTACTCAGATAATGAGACGTACAGCAGTAAGCCCGTCATCAGCTCTCTTTACTTGGAAAAG ACGCCGGGTTTGACTACCGCAGGTATTCATCGGAGTGACACACCGTGCAGTGAGGTCAGCACAGAGTCTGAATGTACCTCCACCATAGACCAGCATAGCAGCCGACCCCAGATGACCATCTATTTTTAG
- the LOC137406001 gene encoding protocadherin-7-like isoform X1, translating to MLDYESLRIYNLTVIAKDCQRRQSCVTGQRNASADVIIFVEDADDLSPEFERSPYKVSIFEDSVEGTVIVQLVAKDQDTLGAVINYSIEGPGSEYFSVNPDTGMVTVSDTTGMNRGIQYLLEAKAWQADDVTKRTSTSLVIKVLATYGNAPQFAESSYDVTLSEGSPIGTTGVTFHVSDRDTNGDFYETQTTQLQFDIIKSADDFPFELVVTEWNTAELRVVATLDYEQIKSYSIIIQVSDGEYMSTADVYIRVLNDNDHNPEFDSSKPYSFEIDWETNAFVGKVKATDRDEEGNLSSITYSILKPHNKLFNINERGEITLSANKSQYAWSEYQVNVRATDSGLSPRSTTVGVQIILHFSDLKATSDGTGALEDKGKERLAVYFVAGIAGALLIVVALLVTRFVRRKIKNKRKHLKKDTEASSFDKKCSLKPTDTLDSSIDSEFTYETPAAVVIADEQTSQNRLDDETLPSRRVTEEDVILGDPSFCQPSSVPNNLSAAYDSEVDRTDVSSDNNSNIPPIQAPVALPLKCRDDSAGRYTLQGNQSPYINRLSFQSFLHSQSASIDDGNHSQDEEISMATFQEKSTSLHSHMKPIKVDPSRPDVCNVRATEPSGIRTMAALSAGEANSSELIAEVPEGFRSANNRRTRSEISRTSDYESNTPTPEITSASMINYCEDLPTQMRGSRPGLQRNSSYSDNETYSSKPVISSLYLEKTPGLTTAGIHRSDTPCSEVSTESECTSTIDQHSSRPQMTIYF from the exons ATGTTAGACTACGAAAGCCTGCGAATCTATAATCTGACAGTAATTGCTAAG GACTGTCAGCGTAGACAGAGCTGTGTGACTGGTCAAAGGAACGCATCGGCTGATGTGATCATATTCGTGGAAGATGCTGATGACCTGAGTCCAGAGTTTGAAAGATCTCCGTACAAGGTCTCGATATTCGAGGACTCTGTGGAG GGCACCGTCATCGTACAGCTGGTCGCCAAGGACCAGGACACTCTCGGAGCTGTCATCAACTATTCTATCGAAGGTCCTGGAAGTGAGTACTTCTCTGTCAACCCTGACACTGGCATGGTTACCGTATCCGATACAACAGGAATGAACCGAGGGATTCAGTACTTGCTTGAAGCGAAG GCTTGGCAGGCAGATGATGTAACTAAGCGTACTTCAACGAGCCTTGTTATAAAAGTTCTGGCCACCTATGGAAATGCCCCACAGTTTGCCGAGAGCTCATATGATGTGACTTTATCAGAAGGTAGTCCGATAGGCACTACAGGAGTAACTTTCCACGTGTCTGACAGAGATACG AATGGTGACTTTTATGAAACTCAG ACGACCCAACTACAGTTTGATATCATAAAGAGTGCAGATGACTTCCCATTTGAACTAGTAGTCACTGA GTGGAATACCGCCGAATTGAGAGTTGTGGCCACCTTGGATTATGAACAAATAAAGTCATACTCGATCATTATTCAAGTCTCAGATGGAGAATAT ATGAGTACGGCTGATGTATATATTCGTGTCCTCAATGACAATGACCACAACCCAGAGTTCGACAGCTCCAAGCCGTACAGTTTTGAAATAGACTGGGAAACAAATGCATTTGTTGGAAAAGTCAAG GCAACAGATAGAGATGAAGAAGGAAACTTAAGTTCAATTACCTACAGTATATTGAAGCCGCATAACAA acttttcaacataaatgaGCGAGGAGAGATAACTCTTAGCGCAAATAAAAGCCAGTATGCATGGTCTGAGTACCAAGTGAATGTGCGCGCTACGGACAGCGGCCTCTCCCCCAGGAGCACAACTGTAGGCGTGCAAATCATCCTGCACTTTTCAG ATCTCAAGGCAACCAGTGATGGAACTGGAGCTTTAGAAGACAAGGGCAAGGAACGATTAGCAGTCTACTTTGTGGCAGGCATAGCGGGTGCCCTTCTCATTGTTGTGGCTCTGCTAGTCACCCGCTTTGTCAGGAG GAAGATAAAGaataaaagaaagcatttgaAAAAAGATACGGAGGCCTCGAGCTTTGACAAGAAGTGTTCGTTAAAACCTACAGACACTCTCGACTCCTCGATTGATTCGGAGTTTACCTATGAAACTCCGGCAGCAGTAGTAATTGCTGACGAACAAACTTCTCAAAATAGGCTTGATGACGAAACACTGCCTAGCAG GAGAGTCACTGAAGAGGATGTCATACTCGGTGATCCGTCCTTCTGCCAGCCTTCCTCCGTACCTAATAACCTTTCAGCCGCCTATGACAGCGAGGTGGACCGCACGGATGTCTCTTCAGACAACAACAGCAACATTCCTCCAATACAAGCGCCAGTCGCACTGCCACTAAAATGTAGAGATGATTCCGCAGGGAGATATACCTTACAGGGTAACCAGTCTCCTTATATAAACCGCCTTTCGTTCCAATCATTCCTTCATTCGCAATCAGCAAGTATCGACGATGGTAACCACAGCCAGGATGAAGAGATCTCAATGGCCACATTCCAGGAAAAAAGCACAAGTTTGCACAGCCATATGAAGCCTATAAAAGTAGACCCATCACGGCCTGACGTCTGCAATGTTCGCGCAACAGAACCGTCGGGTATAAGAACAATGGCAGCCTTAAGCGCCGGTGAAGCGAACAGCTCGGAACTGATAGCCGAGGTTCCTGAGGGGTTTAGGTCTGCAAATAATAGACGTACACGAAGTGAAATTTCTAGAACCTCAGACTATGAAAGCAACACACCCACACCAGAAATCACCAGTGCCAGTATGATAAACTACTGCGAAGACTTGCCAACTCAGATGCGAGGCTCCAGGCCTGGGCTCCAAAGAAACAGCAGTTACTCAGATAATGAGACGTACAGCAGTAAGCCCGTCATCAGCTCTCTTTACTTGGAAAAG ACGCCGGGTTTGACTACCGCAGGTATTCATCGGAGTGACACACCGTGCAGTGAGGTCAGCACAGAGTCTGAATGTACCTCCACCATAGACCAGCATAGCAGCCGACCCCAGATGACCATCTATTTTTAG
- the LOC137406302 gene encoding uncharacterized protein, with translation MQHTQTFLLVTLFAATGVLAAPIQTSIFTHDLENKIDVEALRSFLEFCERNTDYCKEGGLMEQKLFKELFNRRMAWYQVYEMSSILRECLYQSETCDLQQTVTILNQMLTAAWESRGNAVQQQVFGSGIKALFNSDLARLNEPHVQAMYTRTGRRFGWRTKVLLPEMPKQLARAKRSNSNFLTSLLHGLEKVCGNRLCEETTSSTGGLGNA, from the exons ATGCAACACACACAGACATTCTTATTGGTAACTCTCTTCGCCGCCACTGGAGTTTTGGCAGCACCCATACAGACCTCTATTTTTA ctCATGATCTTGAGAACAAGATAGATGTAGAGGCACTGAGATCGTTCTTGGAGTTTTGCGAAAGGAACACAGACTATTGCAAAGAAGGGGGACTCATGgaacaaaaactattcaaagaGCTCTTCAATAGACGCATGGCATGGTATCAAGTCTATGAGATGTCAAGCATTTTGCGAGAATGTCTTTACCAATCAGAAACATGTGATCTGCAGCAAACAGTAACAATTCTTAATCAGATGCTAACTGCAGCATGGGAAAGCAGGGGCAATGCGGTGCAACAGCAAGTTTTTGGCAGCGGAATTAAGGCGCTGTTCAACAGCGATTTGGCGAGACTAAATGAGCCCCACGTGCAGGCAATGTACACGCGAACCGGCAGAAGGTTTGGATGGAGGACAAAGGTGTTACTACCCGAGATGCCTAAACAGTTAGCCAGAGCAAAGCGGAGCAACTCCAACTTTCTAACCTCTTTGCTGCACGGACTTGAAAAAGTTTGTGGTAATCGTCTCTGTGAAGAAACAACATCGTCGACGGGTGGGCTTGGCAATGCCTAG